In one Gopherus evgoodei ecotype Sinaloan lineage chromosome 1, rGopEvg1_v1.p, whole genome shotgun sequence genomic region, the following are encoded:
- the LOC115657965 gene encoding tubulin alpha-3 chain-like, translating to MQRECISVHIGQAGVQMGNACWELYCLEHGIQPDGIICLEKSLGQADSSFGTFFSETGSGKHVPRALFIDLEPTVIDEIRTGTYRSLFHPEQLISGKEDAANNYARGHYTIGKEIIDPVVDRTRKMADQCSGLQGFLVFHSFGGGTGSGFTSLLMERLSVEFGKKSKLEFSVYPAPQVSTAVVEPYNSILTTHTTLEHSDCSFMVDNEAIYDICNRNLNIERPSYTNLNRLIAQIVSSITASLRFDGALNVDLTEFQTNLVPYPRIHFPLTTYAPIVSAERAYHEQLSVPEITNACFEFSNQMVKCDPRRGKYMACCLLYRGDVVPKDVNAAIAGIKTRRSIQFVDWCPTGFKVGINYQPPTVVPGGDLAKVQRAVCMLSNTTAIAEAWARLDHKFDLMYAKRAFVHWYVGEGMEEGEFSEAREDMAALEKDYEEVGRDSADGDEAEEGDDY from the exons ATGCAGCGGGAGTGTATTTCTGTCCATATTGGCCAGGCTGGCGTGCAGATGGGAAATGCCTGCTGGGAGCTGTACTGTCTGGAGCATGGGATCCAGCCAGATGGAATCATCTGTTTGGAGAAATCTTTGGGGCAAGCTGATTCTTCCTTTGGGACCTTCTTCAGTGAGACTGGGTCTGGGAAGCACGTGCCCAGAGCGCTGTTCATAGACCTGGAACCCACAGTCATTG ACGAGATCCGAACTGGGACCTACCGCTCCCTGTTCCATCCTGAGCAGCTGATCAGTGGCAAGGAGGACGCTGCCAACAACTATGCCCGTGGCCACTACACCATTGGGAAGGAAATCATAGATCCCGTGGTTGACAGGACTCGTAAAATG GCTGACCAGTGCAGTGGCCTTCAAGGGTTCCTGGTCTTCCACAGCTTCGGAGGAGGCACAGGCTCTGGATTCACATCCCTCTTGATGGAGCGTCTCTCGGTGGAGTTTGGGAAGAAGTCCAAGCTGGAGTTCTCTGTGTACCCTGCCCCACAGGTCTCCACTGCGGTGGTGGAACCCTACAATTCCATCCTGACCACCCACACCACGCTGGAGCACTCGGACTGTTCTTTCATGGTGGACAATGAGGCCATTTATGACATCTGCAACCGGAACCTCAATATCGAGCGTCCCTCCTACACCAACCTGAACCGGCTGATAGCCCAGATAGTGTCGTCAATCACTGCTTCCCTGAGGTTCGATGGTGCCTTGAATGTGGATCTCACTGAATTCCAAACTAATCTGGTGCCCTATCCCCGCATACATTTCCCCCTCACTACCTATGCACCCATAGTCTCGGCAGAGAGAGCCTACCACGAGCAGCTCTCGGTGCCCGAAATCACCAACGCTTGCTTTGAGTTCTCCAACCAGATGGTGAAATGTGACCCTCGCCGAGGCAAATACATGGCTTGCTGCTTGCTGTACCGGGGGGATGTGGTGCCCAAGGATGTGAATGCAGCTATAGCAGGCATCAAAACCAGGAGGTCCATCCAGTTTGTGGACTGGTGCCCAACTGGGTTTAAGGTGGGCATCAATTACCAGCCTCCCACTGTGGTGCCGGGGGGAGACCTGGCTAAAGTGCAGCGGGCCGTCTGCATGCTGAGCAACACCACGGCTATTGCAGAAGCCTGGGCCCGTCTGGATCACAAGTTTGACCTGATGTATGCGAAACGGGCCTTTGTGCATTggtatgtgggggaggggatggaggagggggagttCTCCGAAGCCAGGGAGGACATGGCTGCTCTAGAGAAGGACTATGAGGAAGTTGGCAGGGACTCTGCCGATGGGGACGAGGCAGAGGAAGGAGACGATTATTAA